A stretch of Myxococcus virescens DNA encodes these proteins:
- the rplO gene encoding 50S ribosomal protein L15, which translates to MSTLNKLQRPARSWHRKKRVGRGQGSGLGKTAGRGGKGQKARTGNMRFEGFEGGQSPLQRRLPKFGFTPPNRTVYAVVNLSDLEQHFDAGATADVETLRKVGLVKGRYHGVKLLARGELTKKVTVVVHKASEAAKAAIQKAGGAVEEIPLVAHKPESAAKAHAGKGVKAPRQPKA; encoded by the coding sequence AAGAAGCGCGTAGGCCGCGGCCAGGGTAGTGGTCTTGGCAAGACGGCCGGCCGCGGTGGCAAGGGCCAGAAGGCCCGCACCGGCAACATGCGGTTCGAAGGCTTCGAGGGTGGCCAGAGCCCCCTGCAGCGGCGCCTGCCGAAGTTTGGCTTCACGCCGCCGAACCGGACGGTCTACGCGGTCGTCAACCTGTCGGACCTCGAGCAGCACTTCGATGCCGGCGCCACGGCGGACGTGGAGACGTTGCGCAAGGTCGGCCTGGTCAAGGGCCGCTACCACGGCGTGAAGCTGCTGGCCCGCGGCGAGCTGACCAAGAAGGTCACCGTGGTCGTGCACAAGGCGTCTGAGGCGGCGAAGGCGGCCATCCAGAAGGCGGGCGGCGCGGTGGAAGAGATTCCGCTGGTGGCCCACAAGCCGGAGTCCGCGGCCAAGGCGCACGCTGGCAAGGGCGTCAAGGCTCCTCGGCAGCCCAAGGCCTGA